A DNA window from Acetilactobacillus jinshanensis contains the following coding sequences:
- the secE gene encoding preprotein translocase subunit SecE has translation MRLIKFLKSVCKEMKKVVWPNVHQTKRDTCTVIGTSIFFAIFFAIIDGILQSLLGLL, from the coding sequence ATGAGGTTAATTAAATTCTTAAAATCCGTTTGCAAAGAAATGAAAAAGGTTGTTTGGCCTAATGTACATCAGACTAAACGTGATACGTGCACTGTAATCGGAACGTCAATTTTCTTTGCAATCTTTTTTGCAATTATCGATGGGATTTTACAGTCCCTATTGGGTTTACTGTAA
- a CDS encoding dUTP diphosphatase, which produces MKRGFQIVSKYKNQGIKLPKRATQNSAGYDFASAVDMTLPSIWKLNFLKVLWAIHHQDQLTDDQITAAKKVLKPYLIPTGIKAYMQPNEVLIIANRSSNPLKRGMILPNGIGVIDSDYYNNPSNEGEIFVQMVNFGIRDRKIHKGDRIGQGIFMPYLIADHEIKPKAKRQSGFGSTGK; this is translated from the coding sequence TTGAAACGTGGATTTCAGATCGTATCAAAATATAAAAATCAAGGAATTAAATTACCAAAACGGGCAACCCAGAATTCAGCAGGTTACGACTTTGCCAGTGCCGTTGACATGACGTTGCCGTCAATTTGGAAGCTAAACTTTCTTAAAGTGTTGTGGGCCATTCATCATCAGGATCAGTTAACTGATGATCAGATTACCGCAGCTAAAAAGGTCTTAAAGCCGTACTTGATTCCAACGGGGATCAAAGCCTATATGCAGCCCAACGAAGTTTTGATTATCGCTAACCGTTCCAGTAACCCACTAAAACGGGGGATGATTTTACCTAACGGGATCGGTGTAATTGACAGTGATTATTACAACAATCCTTCTAACGAAGGTGAAATTTTCGTTCAGATGGTTAATTTTGGCATTCGTGACCGCAAAATTCATAAGGGTGACCGAATTGGCCAGGGCATTTTCATGCCGTATCTAATTGCTGATCATGAAATCAAGCCCAAGGCTAAACGTCAGAGCGGTTTTGGCTCAACAGGTAAGTAA
- the rplK gene encoding 50S ribosomal protein L11 produces MAKEVANVIKLQIPAGKATPAPPVGPALGQAGINIMGFTKQFNAKTANQKGTVVPVVISVYGDHTFSFVVKTPPASDLLKKAAGVKSGSGTPNTKKVGSVTKADVKKIAQTKLKDLNASSIDSAMKMVEGTARSMGITVK; encoded by the coding sequence GTGGCAAAAGAAGTAGCTAACGTAATTAAGTTACAAATTCCAGCAGGTAAAGCAACACCTGCTCCTCCAGTTGGACCTGCATTAGGTCAAGCTGGTATCAACATTATGGGCTTTACTAAACAATTCAATGCCAAAACTGCTAACCAGAAAGGCACTGTTGTCCCCGTTGTTATTAGTGTATATGGAGATCACACATTTTCATTCGTTGTTAAGACTCCACCAGCATCTGACTTATTAAAGAAAGCCGCCGGTGTTAAGTCTGGTTCTGGTACACCTAACACCAAGAAAGTTGGTAGTGTTACCAAGGCTGACGTTAAGAAGATCGCTCAGACTAAGCTGAAGGATCTTAACGCTAGTAGTATTGATTCAGCAATGAAGATGGTTGAAGGTACTGCTCGTAGTATGGGTATTACCGTCAAATAA
- the radA gene encoding DNA repair protein RadA, with translation MAKPRTHFVCKNCGYISPRYLGRCPNCGKWNTFREEAVEKPTHSLFGNNTGGTTQRVNFSSLRSKPTLIGHVKSHGAPRFKTKSEEFNRVLGGGIVPGSLILLGGDPGIGKSTLLMQISGQLSDSGKKVLYVSGEESANQLKIRANRLSISDSPNLYIYPETDMDAIRSAINEMQPDVVIIDSVQTVQEPSIQSAIGSVSQVRGVTSDLMGTAKTNGITIFLVGHVTKGGSIAGPKTLEHMVDTVLFFEGDLHHSYRILRSVKNRFGSTNELGVFEMRYQGLKEVKNPSKIFLEERLRNATGSAIVVAMEGTRPILVEIQALVTPSIFGYAQRTASGLSRNRVSILMAVLEKRCGLMLQNQDAYLKAAGGITLNEPAIDLAMAVSIASSYRNISTNPEECYIGEIGLTGEIRRVTRIEQRVTEAQKLGFKRVLIPKHNLEGWQPPEGIDVIGVTTLNQALKIALGR, from the coding sequence ATGGCTAAACCCAGAACTCATTTCGTCTGTAAGAATTGTGGATATATATCACCGCGTTATCTAGGTCGGTGCCCTAACTGTGGCAAATGGAACACGTTTCGAGAAGAAGCTGTTGAAAAGCCGACCCATAGCCTCTTTGGTAATAATACCGGTGGAACAACGCAACGGGTAAACTTTAGCAGTTTGCGTTCTAAGCCAACTTTGATTGGTCACGTTAAGTCCCACGGAGCACCACGCTTTAAGACGAAGTCAGAAGAATTTAATCGGGTTTTAGGCGGTGGCATCGTCCCAGGATCTTTAATCTTACTTGGTGGTGATCCCGGGATTGGTAAATCAACGTTATTGATGCAGATTTCTGGACAACTGAGTGATAGTGGCAAAAAGGTTCTTTACGTGTCTGGTGAAGAAAGTGCTAATCAGCTTAAAATCCGTGCTAACCGACTAAGCATCAGTGATAGTCCTAACCTATACATTTATCCAGAAACTGATATGGACGCCATTCGGAGTGCCATTAATGAAATGCAGCCGGATGTTGTAATTATTGATTCCGTTCAGACCGTCCAGGAACCGTCAATTCAATCGGCGATTGGCTCTGTATCACAAGTTCGCGGTGTCACTTCCGATTTAATGGGGACGGCTAAAACTAACGGGATCACCATTTTTCTGGTGGGCCACGTTACCAAAGGTGGATCTATTGCTGGCCCGAAGACCTTGGAACACATGGTTGATACGGTGCTCTTTTTCGAAGGTGATTTGCATCATTCCTACCGAATTCTGCGCTCCGTTAAGAATCGATTTGGATCCACCAATGAATTAGGTGTCTTTGAGATGCGTTATCAGGGTCTTAAAGAAGTTAAGAACCCGTCTAAAATCTTTCTTGAAGAACGATTACGCAACGCAACTGGATCAGCCATCGTAGTTGCGATGGAAGGAACTCGACCGATTTTGGTTGAGATCCAAGCATTAGTTACACCATCGATCTTTGGCTATGCCCAGCGAACCGCGTCGGGATTAAGCCGGAACCGAGTATCAATTTTGATGGCTGTCTTGGAAAAACGGTGTGGCTTGATGCTGCAGAACCAGGATGCCTATCTTAAGGCCGCTGGTGGCATTACCTTGAATGAACCTGCGATTGATTTAGCAATGGCCGTCAGTATCGCCTCGAGTTATCGGAATATCAGTACTAACCCGGAGGAATGCTACATTGGTGAAATCGGCTTAACCGGTGAAATTCGTCGGGTGACCAGAATTGAACAACGAGTGACTGAAGCCCAGAAGTTAGGCTTTAAACGAGTTTTGATTCCGAAGCATAACCTTGAAGGCTGGCAGCCACCAGAAGGAATCGACGTGATTGGTGTAACGACTTTAAATCAGGCGTTGAAGATTGCGTTAGGAAGATAA
- the gltX gene encoding glutamate--tRNA ligase, which translates to MAKQEVRVRYAPSPTGHLHIGNARTAIFNYLFARHNHGKFIIRIEDTDQKRDVKGGTKSQLDNLKWLGLDWDEGPDIGGPYGPYRQTTRYKENVYTPLIQKLIKEGHAYYSYRTEKQLKEDRAEQKAIGVPPHYTNEYEGMTPDQKKKYVADCKAKGLKPVVRFKVPKGKTYSWDDIVKGHLSFDSDDIGGDFVIAKRSGMPTYNFAVVVDDHKMHITHVFRGDDHVSNTPKQLMIYEALGWKAPKFGHMSLITSAKTGKKLSKRDESVLQFIEQYRELGYLPEAMFNFIVLLGWSPKGTRELYTKKQFIKLYDASRLSKSPAKFDKKKLAWINNQYVKKSDENEVMDAALYELIKAGNIPKDPDPKTLEWARQLIRLYKPQMSYMAQINKEASVFFTEPKKVEGAALKEISNDTAPKVLTEFYKRAKALPIFDQYQILHVIKSIQKDTGIRGRKLWMPIRIAVTHEMSGPELPESIELIGRKRALNHVSETLKQITK; encoded by the coding sequence TTGGCTAAGCAAGAAGTCCGCGTTCGTTACGCACCAAGTCCAACAGGACATCTGCACATTGGTAACGCACGTACCGCGATTTTTAATTATCTATTTGCTAGACATAATCATGGTAAGTTCATCATTCGAATCGAAGATACCGACCAGAAACGTGATGTTAAAGGTGGTACCAAGAGTCAATTAGATAACCTGAAATGGTTAGGCTTAGATTGGGATGAAGGTCCCGATATTGGTGGACCTTACGGACCATATCGTCAGACTACCCGTTACAAGGAAAACGTCTACACTCCTTTAATCCAGAAATTGATTAAAGAAGGCCATGCTTACTATTCTTACCGAACCGAAAAGCAGTTAAAAGAAGATCGTGCTGAACAAAAAGCTATCGGTGTTCCACCGCATTACACTAACGAATACGAAGGTATGACTCCTGACCAGAAGAAGAAGTACGTTGCGGACTGTAAAGCTAAAGGTTTAAAGCCCGTTGTTCGTTTCAAAGTTCCGAAAGGTAAGACCTATAGTTGGGACGATATCGTTAAGGGTCACTTAAGTTTTGACTCTGATGATATCGGTGGTGACTTTGTCATTGCTAAACGTAGTGGCATGCCTACCTATAACTTTGCCGTGGTTGTCGATGATCACAAGATGCACATTACCCATGTATTCCGTGGTGATGATCATGTATCCAACACACCTAAGCAACTAATGATCTATGAAGCATTAGGCTGGAAAGCACCAAAGTTTGGTCACATGAGCTTAATCACCAGTGCTAAGACTGGTAAGAAGTTAAGTAAACGTGATGAATCCGTACTACAGTTCATCGAACAGTACCGTGAATTAGGTTACTTACCAGAAGCTATGTTCAACTTCATCGTTCTCTTAGGCTGGTCACCAAAGGGGACTCGTGAATTATACACGAAGAAGCAGTTCATCAAGCTTTACGATGCTTCTCGTTTAAGTAAGTCACCAGCTAAATTCGATAAGAAGAAGTTAGCTTGGATCAATAACCAGTACGTCAAGAAGAGCGACGAAAACGAAGTTATGGACGCCGCACTTTACGAATTAATCAAGGCTGGTAACATTCCAAAAGATCCTGATCCAAAGACTCTTGAATGGGCTCGTCAGTTGATTCGTCTGTACAAGCCACAGATGAGTTACATGGCTCAGATCAATAAAGAAGCATCCGTCTTCTTCACTGAACCAAAGAAGGTTGAAGGTGCTGCTTTAAAGGAAATCAGTAACGATACCGCTCCAAAGGTATTAACTGAATTCTATAAGCGTGCCAAAGCCTTACCGATCTTTGATCAGTACCAGATTTTACACGTTATCAAGTCAATTCAGAAAGATACTGGAATTCGTGGCCGTAAGTTATGGATGCCAATTCGAATTGCCGTTACTCATGAAATGAGTGGTCCTGAATTACCAGAATCGATTGAATTAATCGGTCGTAAGCGTGCTTTAAATCACGTTAGCGAAACTCTGAAGCAGATTACTAAATAA
- the cysS gene encoding cysteine--tRNA ligase has protein sequence MLKIYNTLTQKKEPFKPIHPGVVDMYVCGPTVYNYIHVGNARSIIAFDTVRRYFEYLGYHVNYVSNFTDVDDKMIREAHQEHTTVPKLADKYIKVFYQDIDALNVQRATKNPRATHNIPDIINFIKVLVKKGFAYESNGSVYYRVKKFPTYGALAHESLDSLESGASQHVTSKELAQKENPLDFALWKKAKPGEIHWQSPWGPGRPGWHIECSVMATKYLGDTIDIHGGGEDLAFPHHENERAQSEAKTGKPFVHYWMHNGFVTIGKDNEKMSKSLHNFVMVHDLVKHVDPQVIRFLMSTTQYRRPIQYSDDSLKEASSNLNKLRAAYNNLNYRLKGAEPGLDSDVQQKVEQIKDHFKSAMNDDFNVQNGIAEVYKLAKLGNVYVSQSKVTKDTVELLLHELVTLSSIFGIKYQAPKLNDDKIKALIQKRADARKHRNFKLSDQIRDDLKAKGIILEDTPQGTRFRRE, from the coding sequence TTGTTAAAAATCTATAATACTCTAACACAGAAAAAAGAACCGTTTAAACCGATCCATCCCGGCGTTGTTGACATGTACGTTTGTGGACCGACCGTTTACAATTACATTCACGTTGGTAACGCCCGAAGTATTATCGCGTTTGATACAGTTCGTCGTTATTTTGAATACTTAGGTTATCACGTTAATTACGTGTCTAACTTTACCGACGTTGACGATAAAATGATTCGTGAAGCTCACCAGGAACACACAACCGTTCCTAAACTAGCTGATAAGTACATCAAGGTCTTTTATCAGGATATTGATGCGTTAAATGTTCAGCGAGCCACCAAGAATCCACGAGCAACCCACAATATTCCAGACATTATTAACTTTATTAAAGTTTTGGTTAAAAAGGGCTTTGCCTATGAATCTAACGGCAGTGTCTACTATCGAGTCAAAAAGTTCCCCACGTACGGAGCTTTGGCTCACGAAAGTTTAGATAGCTTAGAATCCGGTGCTAGTCAACACGTCACGTCAAAAGAATTAGCCCAGAAGGAAAATCCGTTGGACTTTGCTTTATGGAAGAAAGCTAAGCCCGGTGAAATTCACTGGCAGTCACCTTGGGGCCCAGGTCGTCCCGGCTGGCATATCGAATGCTCAGTCATGGCCACTAAGTACCTAGGCGACACGATCGATATTCACGGTGGTGGTGAAGACTTAGCCTTTCCACATCATGAAAACGAACGAGCTCAGAGTGAAGCCAAAACGGGTAAACCGTTCGTTCACTATTGGATGCACAACGGTTTCGTTACCATTGGTAAAGATAACGAAAAGATGAGTAAATCATTACATAACTTTGTGATGGTTCACGATCTAGTTAAGCACGTTGATCCCCAGGTGATTCGGTTCCTGATGTCAACTACTCAGTACCGGCGTCCAATTCAATATTCTGACGACAGTTTAAAGGAAGCTTCCAGTAACTTGAATAAATTACGGGCCGCCTACAATAATCTGAACTATCGTTTGAAAGGTGCTGAACCGGGCTTGGATTCTGACGTTCAACAAAAAGTCGAACAGATTAAGGATCATTTTAAGTCTGCGATGAATGATGACTTTAACGTTCAAAACGGGATTGCCGAAGTTTATAAGTTAGCTAAATTAGGCAACGTCTACGTAAGCCAATCTAAGGTTACTAAAGACACCGTTGAACTGCTCTTACATGAATTAGTAACCTTATCATCAATCTTTGGGATTAAGTATCAAGCGCCAAAGTTAAATGATGATAAGATCAAAGCATTGATCCAGAAGCGTGCTGACGCTAGAAAGCACCGTAACTTTAAACTTAGTGATCAAATTCGGGATGATTTGAAAGCTAAAGGAATCATCCTTGAAGATACTCCACAAGGCACGAGATTTAGAAGGGAATAA
- the rlmB gene encoding 23S rRNA (guanosine(2251)-2'-O)-methyltransferase RlmB encodes MKNNQSDMIIGRHPVVAALQNKKQSINKVFLQDNVKYDDTINEIVKLSKERHLVISKVPRQKLDYLSDHQNHQGVILAIAAYKYFTIDDTLHHAHEMGTDPFFLVLDRIEDPHNLGSMLRTADATGVTGVIIPKRRAVGLTSTVAKASAGAIERVPVVRVTNLVKTVKKLKKMGTWIFGTDIHGVDYRRWNAKGPVALVIGNEGKGISPLLKKQMDEMLTIPMLGKIQSLNASVAAGLVMYQGFNSRHSL; translated from the coding sequence ATGAAAAATAACCAGAGTGATATGATTATCGGCCGGCATCCAGTCGTTGCCGCGTTACAAAATAAAAAGCAGAGTATTAACAAAGTCTTCTTACAAGATAACGTTAAGTACGATGACACCATCAACGAAATCGTTAAATTATCGAAGGAACGGCATCTGGTGATTTCAAAGGTCCCGCGTCAAAAACTGGATTACTTGTCGGATCATCAGAATCACCAGGGTGTTATTTTAGCCATTGCGGCTTATAAATACTTTACGATCGATGACACGTTACATCATGCTCATGAAATGGGAACCGATCCGTTCTTCTTGGTGTTAGACCGGATTGAAGATCCGCATAATTTAGGCTCGATGCTTAGAACGGCTGATGCCACCGGCGTTACCGGAGTCATTATTCCGAAGCGCAGAGCCGTTGGTTTAACGTCAACGGTTGCTAAGGCTTCAGCTGGAGCAATTGAACGAGTTCCAGTTGTCCGGGTCACGAACTTAGTTAAAACCGTTAAGAAATTAAAGAAAATGGGTACCTGGATCTTCGGAACCGATATTCACGGTGTTGATTATCGACGCTGGAACGCTAAGGGCCCGGTTGCCTTGGTGATTGGTAACGAGGGTAAAGGTATTTCACCACTATTAAAGAAACAGATGGATGAAATGCTGACGATCCCGATGTTAGGTAAGATCCAGAGTCTAAACGCCAGTGTTGCGGCTGGATTAGTTATGTACCAAGGCTTTAATTCACGTCATTCATTGTGA
- a CDS encoding Mini-ribonuclease 3: MDEDVDYNQINGIALAYLGDAVYETPIRRHLLALGITKPWRLQKKATDYVSAKAQAGLIALMKKDNFLKPDEISVFKRGRNAKSHTHAKHTSVLTYRISTGFEAVLGYLELSNQHQRVTNFCDWCIKQVDVGRVKYEK; this comes from the coding sequence ATGGATGAAGATGTAGATTATAACCAGATTAACGGAATTGCCCTGGCCTATTTGGGCGATGCCGTTTATGAAACACCGATTCGTCGGCATTTATTAGCTCTTGGCATTACCAAGCCATGGCGTTTACAGAAAAAGGCTACGGATTATGTATCAGCTAAGGCTCAAGCGGGATTAATTGCTTTGATGAAGAAAGATAACTTCTTAAAGCCTGATGAAATTTCCGTTTTCAAGCGGGGTCGAAATGCCAAAAGTCATACGCATGCTAAGCATACTAGTGTTCTTACCTACCGGATCTCGACCGGCTTTGAAGCGGTCTTAGGTTACTTAGAATTAAGCAATCAGCATCAGCGAGTAACGAACTTCTGTGATTGGTGCATTAAACAAGTTGATGTGGGGCGAGTTAAATATGAAAAATAA
- the rplL gene encoding 50S ribosomal protein L7/L12, with product MAFDKDNIISQLKEAKITDLNDLVKSIEKEFGVKAAVAAAPAAGGNGNGAAAKSAFDVELTQPGAAKIKAIKAVHDITGKGLKDSKDLVDGAPSILKKGVKKADAAKMKKTLEAAGCTVTLK from the coding sequence ATGGCTTTTGATAAAGATAATATCATTTCTCAATTAAAAGAAGCTAAAATTACTGATTTAAACGATTTAGTTAAATCAATCGAAAAAGAATTCGGCGTTAAGGCTGCTGTTGCAGCTGCTCCTGCTGCCGGTGGTAACGGTAACGGTGCTGCTGCTAAGAGCGCATTTGACGTTGAATTAACTCAGCCAGGTGCAGCTAAGATCAAAGCTATCAAGGCTGTTCATGATATCACTGGCAAGGGCTTAAAGGATTCTAAAGACCTTGTTGATGGTGCTCCATCCATCTTAAAGAAGGGTGTCAAGAAGGCTGATGCTGCTAAGATGAAGAAGACCTTAGAAGCTGCCGGTTGTACCGTAACCCTTAAGTAA
- the rplJ gene encoding 50S ribosomal protein L10 has protein sequence MKKDVLEAKKQEVKKFADLLKNSKSAIVVNYRGLKVGQMTKLRKALYKASSSFHVVKNNILVRAANEVGYKGFEKFSKGPTAVAFATKDPIEPSKILLKMSKATKGVVEFKGGVIDGKMVPVKTIETYASLPSRKELLSTLANVLQDPIRKVALIVKAMAEKKSKAGNDAA, from the coding sequence ATGAAGAAAGATGTATTAGAAGCTAAAAAGCAAGAAGTTAAAAAGTTTGCTGACTTACTTAAGAACTCTAAGTCAGCTATCGTTGTTAACTATCGTGGATTAAAAGTTGGTCAAATGACTAAGTTACGTAAGGCCTTATACAAAGCTAGCTCTAGTTTCCACGTTGTTAAGAACAATATCTTAGTTCGTGCTGCTAACGAAGTTGGTTACAAAGGCTTTGAAAAGTTCTCTAAAGGACCGACTGCCGTTGCTTTTGCTACCAAGGATCCAATCGAACCATCCAAGATTTTACTCAAGATGAGTAAGGCTACTAAGGGTGTTGTTGAATTCAAAGGTGGCGTAATTGATGGCAAAATGGTTCCTGTTAAGACCATTGAAACTTATGCTTCCTTACCAAGTCGCAAAGAATTACTGTCTACTCTTGCAAACGTATTACAAGATCCAATCAGAAAAGTTGCACTTATTGTTAAGGCTATGGCTGAAAAGAAGTCAAAGGCTGGCAATGATGCCGCTTAA
- a CDS encoding NYN domain-containing protein, whose amino-acid sequence MKKTILVIDAYNVIGQWPHLNRLKLANRLGDARDELLRELSDYKKYRNIPMIVVFDAMYVPGLSQKDKRYNLDVVWTRKDETADSYIEALVRKKQSRFVQIVVVTSDDAEQWTVFSAGALRMPDSELWDRIKQTRYEVNRQVHNYQNQDMVRKVPWNKKQLSELSKLRDRLSRYSHPHH is encoded by the coding sequence ATGAAGAAAACTATTTTAGTAATCGATGCGTATAACGTCATTGGTCAATGGCCTCATTTAAATCGCCTTAAGTTAGCTAATCGATTGGGTGACGCTCGTGATGAATTGCTTCGTGAGCTGTCTGATTACAAAAAATATCGGAATATTCCGATGATCGTCGTCTTTGATGCCATGTACGTTCCAGGATTATCGCAAAAGGATAAACGTTATAATTTGGACGTCGTTTGGACCAGAAAAGATGAAACCGCTGATAGTTATATTGAAGCGTTGGTTCGTAAAAAGCAGTCTCGTTTTGTTCAGATCGTGGTTGTTACCAGTGATGACGCTGAACAGTGGACTGTCTTTTCAGCGGGTGCCTTGCGAATGCCCGATAGTGAATTATGGGACCGTATTAAACAGACTCGATACGAAGTTAATCGCCAGGTTCATAATTACCAAAATCAGGACATGGTCCGTAAGGTTCCGTGGAACAAGAAACAATTGTCGGAATTGTCTAAATTACGGGATCGATTGTCCAGATATTCACATCCACATCATTAA
- the rpmG gene encoding 50S ribosomal protein L33, with protein MASNKRQAALACTVCGARNYTITVNPNNPKRLELRKFCKHCGKYTLHKETR; from the coding sequence ATGGCCAGTAATAAAAGACAAGCTGCTCTAGCTTGTACCGTATGTGGAGCTAGAAATTATACGATTACCGTCAATCCTAATAATCCGAAACGATTAGAATTAAGAAAATTCTGTAAACATTGTGGTAAGTACACATTGCATAAAGAAACTCGTTAA
- the nusG gene encoding transcription termination/antitermination protein NusG: MESAEKPEKRWYVVHTYSGYENRVKANLESREKSMGMTNYIFRVVVPATPERVTDKKGKKTLKMDKTFPGYVIVEMIMTDQSWYIVRNTPGVTGFLGSHGQGSKPVPLLNSEVKLILDRLHEKKPENETKLNAKVGDTVTITAGAFSGLSGKITNINADQAKLNVNINMFGRETNTQLKFGEVKPVE, from the coding sequence ATGGAATCTGCTGAAAAACCTGAAAAACGATGGTATGTCGTTCATACGTACTCTGGGTATGAAAACAGAGTTAAAGCTAACCTTGAATCCAGAGAAAAATCAATGGGAATGACTAACTACATCTTCAGAGTAGTAGTTCCCGCCACACCTGAACGTGTCACTGATAAAAAGGGTAAAAAGACACTAAAGATGGATAAGACGTTCCCAGGATACGTAATCGTTGAAATGATTATGACTGATCAATCCTGGTATATTGTCCGAAACACACCAGGTGTTACTGGGTTCTTAGGATCACACGGTCAAGGCAGTAAGCCAGTACCGTTATTAAACAGTGAAGTTAAGTTAATCTTAGATCGACTTCACGAAAAGAAACCTGAAAACGAAACCAAGTTAAATGCTAAAGTTGGTGATACCGTTACGATCACCGCTGGTGCATTTTCAGGCTTATCTGGCAAGATCACCAACATTAATGCTGATCAAGCTAAATTAAACGTTAATATCAACATGTTTGGTCGAGAAACCAATACTCAATTGAAATTCGGTGAAGTTAAACCCGTTGAATAA
- the rplA gene encoding 50S ribosomal protein L1 — protein sequence MARRRGKKYQEALKQVDSSKAYPVTDAINLVKKIDYAKFDATVEVAFKLNVDTKQADQQLRGALVLPNGTGKKQTVIVFAKGDNAKAAKAAGADYVGSDDLAKKIQGGWLDFDVAIATPDMMPVVGRLGRILGPKGLMPNPKTGTVTMNVAKAVKDSKSGKVTYRTDRDGNVAAIIGKVSFDTKKLVQNFTALENVIVKSRPDSVKGDYIQNISVSSTFGPGVKVDLNSFNK from the coding sequence ATGGCTCGTAGAAGAGGTAAAAAGTATCAAGAAGCATTGAAGCAGGTTGACTCAAGTAAAGCATATCCTGTTACCGATGCCATTAATTTAGTTAAAAAGATCGATTACGCTAAGTTTGATGCTACCGTTGAAGTTGCATTCAAATTAAACGTTGATACTAAGCAAGCTGATCAGCAGTTACGTGGTGCTTTAGTATTACCAAACGGTACTGGTAAGAAACAGACCGTTATCGTATTCGCTAAAGGTGATAACGCTAAGGCTGCTAAAGCAGCTGGTGCTGACTACGTTGGTTCTGACGACTTAGCTAAAAAGATCCAAGGCGGCTGGTTAGACTTTGATGTTGCCATTGCAACACCTGATATGATGCCAGTTGTTGGTCGTTTAGGTCGTATCTTAGGGCCTAAAGGTTTAATGCCTAACCCAAAGACTGGAACTGTTACCATGAACGTTGCTAAAGCGGTTAAGGATTCTAAGTCTGGTAAGGTTACTTACCGAACTGACCGTGATGGTAACGTTGCTGCAATCATTGGTAAAGTTTCATTTGATACTAAGAAGTTAGTCCAAAACTTTACTGCACTTGAAAACGTTATCGTTAAAAGTCGTCCAGACTCTGTCAAGGGTGATTACATCCAGAACATTTCTGTATCATCTACCTTTGGCCCTGGCGTTAAAGTTGATTTAAATTCTTTTAACAAGTAA
- a CDS encoding sigma factor gives MTAQGRQDDQELINKMTDSQGNIVDEDLFSKLSDRYLPIVKSFNGEIYLPWMEFDDWKQEADIVMTDVIRTYDIERQVNFGAYYKSCVRNRFYDVVRKANAQKRIPNNCLTSYSANQSYYDDMISDTKATHPEQFVINNEDLIKLMTHCSKFEQRVLIDIGIKHKSESDVAKDNNCSINKVKNAYARCKFKYKRMLDNGLD, from the coding sequence ATGACAGCCCAGGGCCGACAGGATGACCAAGAATTAATTAATAAGATGACGGATAGCCAAGGTAATATCGTTGATGAAGATTTATTTTCTAAATTATCTGATCGATATTTACCGATAGTTAAATCTTTTAATGGTGAAATTTATCTTCCTTGGATGGAATTCGATGATTGGAAGCAAGAAGCCGACATCGTAATGACTGACGTTATTAGGACTTATGATATTGAGAGACAAGTTAATTTTGGAGCTTATTATAAAAGTTGCGTGAGAAATCGTTTTTATGATGTTGTTCGGAAAGCAAACGCCCAAAAACGAATTCCGAATAACTGTTTAACATCATATAGTGCTAATCAAAGTTATTATGATGATATGATTAGTGATACTAAAGCAACTCATCCTGAACAATTTGTGATAAATAATGAAGATTTAATAAAATTAATGACCCATTGTTCAAAATTTGAGCAGAGAGTACTTATTGATATCGGTATAAAACATAAATCAGAGTCTGATGTTGCTAAAGATAATAATTGTTCAATCAACAAGGTCAAAAATGCTTATGCTCGTTGTAAATTTAAGTATAAAAGAATGCTTGATAACGGGCTAGATTGA